A genomic stretch from Telmatocola sphagniphila includes:
- a CDS encoding ISAs1 family transposase: MAEKLVDIESIGSYFESLSDPRHERNRKHRLLDVIVLSIVGILCGASGPTAIHRIAVQRKEWLQGFLTLANGIPSRDCIRRVLMYIEPAAFQKCFEMWSQQMFATGVPGAKRLVHIDGKACRGSHDVSKDLGVLHIVSAWASEEGLALGQVACADKSNEITAIPELLRQISVKDCLISIDAMGCQKEIASAIVDKEGDYVLAVKQNQPTLYNEVEKNFLASYEEEVEGLKYRDFETRERGHGRFDERSYRVMPIPKDWPLKKEWPSVKALGQAIRVSQEGNDLETVEVRYYILNRQAGVKRFAEAVRSHWSIESMHWVLDVVFREDESRTRERILGNNLSWLRRYAVSLLKNYDMKDSIRGKMTCCLLNTDILTQVLIGK, encoded by the coding sequence ATGGCCGAGAAACTCGTTGATATTGAAAGCATCGGTTCCTATTTCGAATCGCTCAGCGACCCTCGACACGAACGCAATCGCAAGCATCGACTTTTGGACGTCATCGTCCTTTCTATCGTCGGCATCCTTTGTGGGGCCAGTGGTCCGACCGCCATTCACCGGATTGCGGTTCAGCGTAAAGAATGGCTCCAGGGTTTTTTGACGTTAGCCAATGGGATCCCTTCGCGGGACTGCATCCGGCGGGTGTTGATGTACATCGAACCAGCGGCCTTTCAGAAGTGTTTTGAAATGTGGTCGCAGCAGATGTTTGCAACGGGAGTTCCAGGAGCGAAGCGGTTGGTTCATATTGACGGCAAGGCGTGCCGGGGTTCGCACGATGTCTCGAAGGACTTGGGTGTTTTGCACATCGTCAGCGCCTGGGCGAGCGAAGAAGGGTTGGCTTTGGGCCAGGTGGCGTGTGCGGATAAATCCAATGAAATTACGGCGATTCCTGAACTTTTGCGGCAGATTTCGGTGAAAGATTGTTTGATAAGCATTGATGCGATGGGTTGTCAAAAAGAGATCGCTTCGGCCATCGTCGACAAAGAAGGGGATTACGTTTTGGCGGTGAAGCAGAATCAACCCACGCTCTACAACGAGGTCGAAAAGAATTTTCTAGCCAGCTACGAAGAAGAGGTTGAAGGGTTGAAATATCGGGACTTCGAAACGCGAGAACGAGGCCACGGTCGTTTCGACGAACGGTCGTACCGAGTGATGCCGATTCCAAAGGATTGGCCCTTGAAAAAAGAGTGGCCGAGCGTCAAAGCCCTTGGCCAGGCGATTCGTGTGAGCCAGGAGGGAAACGACCTCGAGACGGTCGAGGTGCGCTACTACATCCTGAATCGCCAAGCGGGAGTAAAGAGGTTTGCGGAAGCCGTGCGAAGTCATTGGTCGATCGAATCGATGCACTGGGTGCTGGACGTTGTGTTTCGGGAAGATGAGAGCCGAACACGCGAGCGAATTCTAGGCAACAATTTGAGTTGGCTAAGACGCTATGCCGTATCTTTATTGAAGAACTACGACATGAAAGACAGCATCCGAGGCAAAATGACCTGCTGCTTACTCAACACGGACATTTTGACACAAGTGCTGATAGGAAAATAA
- a CDS encoding AAA family ATPase, translating to MATAEQLKALIKSHTSSNDEHFRTVALQIAAHTAKQGNTRLADELRALVEEGRRKQATAGTPRAIPIARPSGELAGLVAASYPNTRLIDMVLTESIRHQLEEAVQQHRQRDRLRTHGFAPKRRLLLVGPPGCGKTMTATALAGECQLPLMFVQLHSLITKYMGETAAKLHVVFDAMAETRGVYLFDEFDAIGATRTAGNDVGEIRRVLNSFLQFMERDDSDSIIVAATNFMEMLDDALFRRFDDVIRYSPPNSKAIRSLIESRLSSFTLTGLRWQKLLTAAKGLSHAEVARSCDAAARTTILGGDTTLTGDQLVQALSARSGMRLHSPKSRKKTSHD from the coding sequence GTGGCTACTGCTGAGCAACTAAAAGCACTGATTAAAAGCCACACGTCGAGCAATGACGAACACTTCCGCACTGTGGCGCTGCAAATCGCCGCGCACACTGCTAAGCAAGGAAATACCCGTCTTGCCGACGAACTTCGTGCTCTTGTGGAAGAAGGTCGTCGAAAACAAGCCACGGCAGGGACGCCGCGTGCGATACCAATCGCTCGACCATCAGGCGAACTCGCAGGCCTTGTTGCCGCCAGCTATCCAAACACTCGGCTAATTGATATGGTGCTCACTGAGAGCATCCGCCACCAGCTCGAAGAAGCAGTCCAACAGCATCGACAACGAGACCGCTTACGCACTCACGGTTTCGCGCCGAAGCGACGTCTACTCCTTGTCGGTCCTCCCGGTTGCGGAAAGACCATGACTGCTACGGCACTCGCAGGAGAGTGCCAACTTCCATTGATGTTCGTGCAGCTTCACAGTCTGATCACGAAATACATGGGTGAGACTGCGGCGAAGCTACACGTTGTTTTCGATGCGATGGCAGAGACCCGAGGCGTCTATTTATTCGATGAGTTTGACGCAATTGGAGCGACTCGAACAGCAGGCAACGATGTCGGCGAGATTCGCCGAGTACTCAATTCGTTTCTTCAATTCATGGAGCGAGACGACTCAGACAGTATCATCGTAGCCGCGACAAATTTCATGGAAATGTTAGACGACGCACTGTTTCGTCGTTTCGACGATGTGATTCGATATTCGCCTCCTAACAGTAAAGCCATCCGGTCGCTTATCGAATCAAGACTCAGCTCTTTCACCCTTACCGGCTTGCGGTGGCAAAAACTGCTTACTGCTGCCAAGGGGTTGAGTCATGCCGAGGTGGCACGTTCTTGCGACGCCGCCGCTCGCACGACCATTCTAGGTGGTGATACGACACTGACAGGCGATCAACTCGTACAAGCCCTTTCTGCGCGTAGCGGAATGCGGTTGCATTCTCCAAAATCCAGGAAAAAAACTTCGCATGATTGA
- a CDS encoding S8 family peptidase, translating to MIEKPHLRLHNTAQPLDYTSTITGSRKVFDLPPRDPSIHAPKLKAEIDAASANAQLRRKANQSLTPDVLARKPEGMILTFESDPGGELKLESLEDQRAGIKVVSVNQVDGIEQAKVFVPEGKQTFLLRKIDEYTSHATLTIDGDLSNRPRLEALADLELGIRVIAKDRPGDKVRVTIKCPAAEADRIAAEVSSFATVKKSARKNEPLIHSIAAVRLALVHDFWQGSGPPPTTKSPMWWEVWLHGRRDKAVERFDRFREIARHLGIRTGSRFIAFPERVVFVAYATATQFAESIDLLTMLSELRRAKELPTPYVTLSVIDQRAFSQNLLTSLQPPRADAPSVCLLDSGVNRGHPLLDVALSEQDVFAVDSEWGTADHDTYQHGTGMAGIALYGCLTKVLAQSGIVSLSHRLESVKILPPPPKANDPDLYGAITQQAASLATIRNPNRNRVYCMAVTSDSSDNGLPSSWSAALDEMCAGVVDETPKLFFVSAGNIRSEFHATSYKYHAWNCEQAGVEDPAQSWNAITVGAYTEKVAISESDFEGWQPLAEPGDLCPTSRTSLAWPTDQHKGWPTKPDFVCEGGNYVEIAGKRSSADDLSLLTTILHPSGRLFETTRDTSPATAEAARLAATLWSHYPTLRPETLRALLVHSSRWTDAMYRRFPGDKKSQIQRRLRTYGYGVPDLNRALYSLVNAVTLVYEGGLQPFKLDAQKQPKTNEMHLHSLPWPKKTLEDLGKTEVSMRVTLSYFIEPSPGRVGWENKHRYQSHGLRFDVIRPTEMLSEFRQRVSRAEWDDPKNPKSRPDTVAETRNWIVGEDGRTHGSIHSDWWTGTAAELAAAGHLAVYPVTGWWRERPHLGRVAQRTRYSLIISIETPDTAVDLYTPIEVSSNVKTEVLV from the coding sequence ATGATTGAGAAGCCCCATCTCAGGTTGCACAACACAGCCCAACCTCTCGATTATACATCAACAATAACCGGCAGTAGAAAGGTTTTCGACCTTCCTCCGCGTGATCCTTCAATTCACGCTCCAAAGTTAAAGGCGGAAATTGATGCAGCAAGTGCAAATGCTCAGTTACGCCGTAAGGCCAACCAAAGTCTGACACCCGACGTTCTTGCAAGAAAACCAGAAGGGATGATTCTGACATTTGAAAGCGATCCCGGAGGTGAACTCAAACTCGAAAGTCTGGAAGACCAGCGTGCTGGCATCAAGGTAGTCAGCGTCAACCAAGTTGATGGTATTGAGCAAGCCAAAGTATTCGTCCCCGAAGGAAAGCAGACGTTCTTGCTGCGAAAGATTGACGAGTACACATCTCATGCCACTTTGACCATTGATGGAGACTTGTCAAACCGGCCTCGACTGGAAGCTCTGGCTGATTTGGAACTCGGTATTCGCGTAATCGCCAAAGATCGCCCGGGAGATAAGGTTCGAGTCACAATCAAATGTCCAGCAGCCGAGGCAGACCGCATCGCTGCCGAGGTGTCATCATTTGCAACCGTAAAAAAATCGGCCCGAAAGAACGAGCCTCTCATACATAGTATCGCTGCTGTTCGGCTCGCACTCGTTCATGATTTCTGGCAAGGCTCAGGTCCCCCGCCGACAACAAAGTCGCCAATGTGGTGGGAAGTTTGGCTACACGGTCGGCGAGACAAAGCAGTGGAACGGTTTGATCGTTTCCGAGAGATCGCACGGCACCTCGGCATCCGAACTGGCTCAAGATTTATCGCGTTTCCTGAAAGAGTCGTGTTTGTCGCCTACGCCACGGCCACTCAGTTTGCAGAATCCATAGACTTGTTGACTATGCTCTCGGAACTCAGACGAGCGAAAGAACTTCCAACACCTTACGTAACGCTAAGTGTTATCGATCAGCGAGCTTTCAGCCAGAATTTACTGACTTCACTTCAGCCTCCGCGTGCTGACGCTCCATCTGTTTGCTTGCTTGACAGCGGGGTTAATCGAGGCCATCCGCTACTAGATGTCGCACTAAGCGAGCAAGACGTATTTGCAGTGGATTCAGAATGGGGAACAGCAGATCACGATACATACCAACACGGAACGGGCATGGCTGGTATCGCACTCTACGGTTGCCTAACAAAAGTTCTTGCCCAGTCCGGAATAGTATCTCTTAGTCACCGATTGGAATCCGTCAAAATACTCCCACCCCCTCCCAAAGCAAATGACCCTGATCTGTATGGGGCAATCACTCAGCAAGCCGCATCACTAGCAACCATCAGAAATCCGAATCGTAACCGCGTTTACTGCATGGCTGTCACATCTGATTCAAGCGACAACGGGCTTCCGTCATCTTGGTCTGCGGCCCTTGATGAAATGTGTGCTGGTGTGGTTGATGAGACCCCTAAGTTATTCTTTGTCTCTGCGGGTAACATCCGAAGCGAATTTCACGCAACCAGCTACAAATATCACGCTTGGAATTGTGAGCAGGCCGGTGTCGAAGACCCAGCCCAATCGTGGAATGCTATTACGGTCGGAGCATATACCGAAAAAGTTGCAATTAGCGAATCCGACTTTGAGGGATGGCAACCGCTTGCCGAACCAGGGGATCTGTGCCCGACAAGTAGGACATCGCTTGCTTGGCCCACTGACCAACATAAAGGCTGGCCGACGAAGCCGGATTTTGTCTGTGAAGGAGGAAATTACGTTGAGATCGCTGGCAAGCGTTCCAGTGCAGATGACCTTTCACTTCTCACGACCATACTACATCCAAGTGGTCGTCTGTTTGAAACAACCAGAGATACAAGTCCCGCCACTGCTGAAGCTGCGCGACTAGCGGCCACTCTTTGGAGCCACTATCCCACGTTGCGTCCGGAAACTTTACGTGCATTGCTCGTCCACTCATCACGTTGGACGGATGCGATGTATCGTCGGTTCCCAGGTGACAAGAAGTCACAGATTCAAAGGCGACTTCGAACTTATGGTTACGGCGTGCCAGACTTAAACCGAGCGCTCTACAGTTTGGTAAACGCCGTAACTCTCGTTTACGAGGGTGGACTTCAGCCTTTTAAGTTAGATGCGCAAAAACAGCCAAAGACAAATGAAATGCACTTACATTCTCTACCGTGGCCCAAAAAAACCTTGGAGGATCTTGGCAAAACAGAAGTTTCAATGCGGGTCACATTATCGTATTTCATTGAGCCAAGCCCGGGACGAGTTGGTTGGGAAAACAAACACCGCTACCAGTCACACGGCCTTCGTTTCGACGTTATTCGTCCAACAGAAATGCTATCAGAGTTTCGACAGCGAGTTTCTCGTGCCGAATGGGATGACCCGAAAAACCCCAAGAGTAGACCCGATACTGTTGCCGAGACGCGAAACTGGATTGTCGGCGAAGACGGCCGGACGCATGGCTCCATTCATTCTGATTGGTGGACTGGAACAGCTGCGGAACTTGCGGCCGCAGGTCACTTAGCTGTATATCCAGTAACTGGTTGGTGGCGTGAGCGGCCTCATCTCGGAAGGGTGGCTCAAAGGACACGTTACAGTCTCATTATCTCAATCGAGACACCAGATACTGCAGTGGATCTCTACACTCCAATCGAAGTCTCGTCGAATGTTAAGACCGAAGTGTTGGTGTGA
- a CDS encoding MauE/DoxX family redox-associated membrane protein — translation MPRLIPIPILNSLRYWYFPIAALLLFAAGTKIFGQSWGPDPQSNWILLPVVQSIVIAWEILLASLLLSGHIRHIAWLLCVITFLTFALVSADLAQEGFPTCNCFGPVAVNPWLIFGFDTLVVCFLFLAVQYLLKFELRSCGMDFL, via the coding sequence ATGCCCCGCTTGATTCCAATTCCAATTTTGAATTCACTGAGATATTGGTATTTTCCAATTGCGGCATTGTTACTGTTTGCCGCTGGCACAAAAATATTTGGGCAAAGCTGGGGGCCAGATCCTCAATCCAATTGGATACTTTTACCGGTTGTGCAATCAATCGTAATAGCCTGGGAGATACTTCTCGCTAGTTTGCTCCTGTCAGGACATATACGCCACATAGCTTGGCTCTTATGTGTAATCACATTCTTAACTTTTGCATTGGTTAGCGCTGATTTAGCACAAGAAGGTTTTCCTACTTGTAACTGCTTTGGCCCAGTTGCTGTAAATCCGTGGCTGATCTTCGGGTTTGATACGCTGGTTGTATGTTTTCTATTTCTTGCCGTCCAGTACCTTTTAAAATTCGAGCTGAGATCTTGCGGCATGGATTTTCTCTAG
- a CDS encoding DUF1573 domain-containing protein — MFSISCRPVPFKIRAEILRHGFSLAKVVLMIGTVMVWLSASGAIHAAICIITGRVLEVERYVDFGEVHPQEKFIHELTIRNSSSIELNVVGGTSDCSCLVINVPQSIPPNGSASVQVLLKVPSEARSRIIRWVQLYTDLPNQPRLRIAIGYNVSR; from the coding sequence ATGTTTTCTATTTCTTGCCGTCCAGTACCTTTTAAAATTCGAGCTGAGATCTTGCGGCATGGATTTTCTCTAGCCAAAGTGGTTTTGATGATTGGCACAGTAATGGTGTGGTTGTCTGCAAGCGGCGCAATCCATGCAGCAATTTGCATCATCACGGGAAGAGTTTTAGAAGTTGAGCGTTACGTGGACTTTGGTGAGGTACATCCCCAGGAAAAATTTATTCATGAATTGACTATCAGAAATTCGAGCAGTATTGAACTGAATGTGGTAGGTGGCACGAGTGATTGCTCTTGTCTTGTAATAAATGTACCACAGTCAATTCCTCCAAACGGCAGTGCATCTGTTCAAGTGCTGCTAAAAGTTCCCTCTGAAGCGAGAAGTCGAATTATTCGATGGGTTCAACTGTATACTGATTTACCCAACCAGCCGCGTTTGCGGATAGCGATCGGTTACAATGTCAGCAGATAG
- a CDS encoding DUF1559 domain-containing protein gives MKRYRKNCSGFTLVEVLVAIAVIAVLMGLLLSAVQKVREAATRLQCQNNLKQLGLASQNYHSSHGVLPMGITPIIARDSFRYSTWLTHLLPFIEQDPLWNETIHAYGVQPRNPFSDAHVGMRTVVKLFTCPSDSRLVRPHATHGQVYAALTSYQGVSGTAYLHADGVYYNDSLTKLTDITDGTSNTLAFGERPPSADFYYGWWYASGLYGKQGGTAVLGVRELRAPNYLFTPGCQEGPYSFSPGNISNQCDLFHFWSLHDGGANFAFSDGAVRFMRYAADSVMPALATRAGGDVVASLN, from the coding sequence ATGAAGCGATACAGGAAGAATTGCTCAGGTTTTACGCTTGTCGAAGTGCTCGTTGCGATCGCCGTTATTGCAGTTTTAATGGGCCTTCTACTATCCGCCGTGCAGAAAGTTCGTGAGGCAGCGACCCGTCTTCAGTGTCAAAATAATCTTAAACAACTGGGACTGGCCTCTCAAAATTATCACTCATCTCACGGTGTTCTGCCGATGGGAATAACACCAATTATCGCGAGAGATTCGTTTAGATATTCAACTTGGCTCACGCATCTGCTGCCTTTTATCGAGCAAGATCCGCTGTGGAATGAAACAATCCATGCTTATGGAGTCCAACCAAGAAATCCTTTTAGCGATGCACATGTTGGGATGCGAACAGTAGTTAAATTATTTACCTGCCCCAGCGATAGCCGATTAGTTCGGCCTCATGCTACGCATGGTCAGGTCTACGCCGCACTGACAAGCTATCAAGGGGTAAGCGGGACAGCTTATCTCCATGCTGATGGCGTCTATTATAATGATTCCTTAACCAAGCTTACGGACATCACAGACGGCACTTCCAACACGTTAGCCTTCGGCGAACGACCACCGAGTGCCGATTTTTATTATGGATGGTGGTATGCCTCCGGACTGTACGGGAAACAGGGTGGCACGGCTGTTCTAGGCGTGAGGGAGTTACGAGCGCCGAACTATCTGTTTACACCTGGCTGTCAAGAAGGTCCTTATTCATTTAGCCCGGGTAACATTTCCAATCAGTGTGATCTGTTTCATTTTTGGAGTTTGCACGATGGCGGAGCAAATTTCGCTTTTTCCGACGGGGCCGTCCGGTTCATGCGTTATGCCGCTGATTCCGTGATGCCAGCACTTGCTACACGTGCCGGTGGAGATGTTGTTGCCTCACTAAATTAA
- the ltrA gene encoding group II intron reverse transcriptase/maturase, with the protein MLSALEAGVKGGVWFSLMDKVCKKRNLKSSATKVIANAGSAGVDHVSVEAFANHLDENLEALERTLRDGTYRPSAIRRAVIPKPGSEEGRPLGIPTVRDRVVQGAIRQVLEPIFEKDFASNSYGFRPGRGCKNALREVDRLLKEGGTHLVDVDIKGYFDAINHDQLMDLLKRKVADGTLLGLVEQFLKAEIFSSMGSWEPESGAPQGAVLSPLLSNAYLDPLDHLMESLGFRMVRYADDMVIVCRSRAEAEEALATLSRWCESAKLQLHPEKTRVVDTQIESFEFLGYCFGVYKGQRLIYPRKRSLEKLRDAIRAKTKRKRGDSLSQIVRDVSVTLRGWYGYFKHSKKGIFRDVDKWTRMRLRCILRRRLGHDCRSRKRDNFKWPKAYFAEAGLFSLEQAHRLESQSLKG; encoded by the coding sequence ATGTTGAGTGCGCTCGAAGCGGGCGTTAAAGGAGGCGTCTGGTTTAGCTTGATGGACAAGGTGTGCAAGAAGAGGAACCTGAAGTCGTCGGCGACGAAAGTCATAGCGAATGCGGGTTCGGCAGGCGTGGATCATGTAAGTGTCGAGGCGTTTGCAAATCATTTGGACGAGAACCTGGAAGCTTTGGAGCGGACTTTACGGGACGGAACCTACCGTCCTTCGGCGATCCGGCGAGCGGTAATTCCGAAGCCGGGGAGTGAAGAAGGCCGTCCTCTAGGAATTCCGACGGTTCGAGACCGGGTGGTTCAAGGCGCGATTCGTCAGGTGCTGGAACCGATTTTCGAGAAGGATTTCGCCTCGAATAGTTACGGCTTTCGTCCGGGCCGGGGCTGCAAAAATGCCTTGCGAGAGGTGGACAGACTTCTGAAAGAAGGAGGCACGCATCTGGTGGATGTCGACATCAAGGGCTACTTCGACGCGATCAATCACGATCAATTAATGGATTTATTGAAGCGAAAGGTCGCGGACGGAACGCTACTAGGTCTGGTGGAACAATTTCTGAAAGCCGAGATATTCTCGTCGATGGGGAGTTGGGAACCGGAATCGGGAGCCCCGCAAGGGGCAGTTTTGAGTCCGTTGTTGAGTAACGCCTATCTGGATCCTTTGGACCATTTGATGGAATCCCTAGGTTTTCGGATGGTGCGATACGCGGATGACATGGTGATCGTCTGCCGCAGTCGAGCGGAAGCGGAAGAAGCCCTGGCGACGTTGAGCCGCTGGTGCGAATCGGCCAAGCTACAACTGCATCCGGAAAAGACGAGAGTGGTGGACACGCAGATCGAGAGTTTCGAATTTCTAGGCTATTGCTTTGGAGTTTATAAAGGACAACGTCTGATATATCCTCGGAAGCGAAGTCTGGAGAAACTTCGGGATGCGATTCGCGCGAAAACGAAGCGGAAAAGAGGCGATAGCCTATCGCAGATCGTCCGAGACGTGAGCGTAACGCTACGAGGCTGGTACGGATACTTCAAGCACAGCAAAAAGGGGATCTTTCGGGACGTGGATAAATGGACTCGAATGCGGCTGCGGTGCATACTGCGTCGTCGTCTGGGTCACGATTGCAGAAGCCGAAAGAGAGATAACTTCAAGTGGCCCAAAGCTTACTTTGCCGAGGCGGGACTGTTCTCCCTGGAACAGGCACATCGTCTGGAATCTCAATCCCTCAAGGGGTAA
- a CDS encoding SMP-30/gluconolactonase/LRE family protein produces MRFCRILLLLAVIFVPGASAYGQSKTLGKIVSNGPEFDALVPKGTVIEMLAEGKFKWAEGPVWSKEHKAVLFSDIPRNKIWCWCESKGLETYLENSGYTGSAPFTGKEPGSNGLAIDAKGKLIMCQHGERRLATYDGKKVENLVDKYMGKRFNSPNDLTIMSNGDIYFTDPPYGLPKGMDDPAKELDFQGVYRLSAKGELTLLTKELTRPNGICLSPDEKTLYVANSDPEVAVWMAFPVKEDGTLGKGKVFFDSTKWVKNSNPGLPDGMKIDKSGNLWATGPGGLWVFNSKGEHLGTLATGVPTANCNWGDDGSTLYITANDNLVRVKTKTKGW; encoded by the coding sequence ATGAGATTTTGCAGAATTCTGCTCCTTCTTGCCGTGATCTTTGTGCCGGGCGCTTCCGCTTACGGGCAGTCGAAGACCCTTGGAAAAATCGTTAGCAATGGCCCCGAATTCGATGCCCTGGTGCCCAAGGGAACTGTCATCGAGATGCTCGCTGAAGGGAAGTTCAAGTGGGCGGAAGGACCGGTCTGGTCCAAAGAACACAAGGCTGTACTTTTCTCCGATATTCCCCGCAACAAAATCTGGTGCTGGTGCGAAAGTAAAGGCCTGGAAACCTATCTCGAAAACTCCGGTTACACCGGCTCAGCCCCTTTTACCGGCAAAGAACCGGGTTCGAACGGCCTCGCCATCGATGCCAAGGGCAAGCTGATTATGTGCCAGCATGGCGAACGACGGCTTGCGACGTACGACGGCAAAAAAGTCGAAAACCTGGTCGATAAATACATGGGCAAACGCTTCAACAGCCCGAACGACCTGACCATTATGTCCAACGGCGACATTTACTTCACCGATCCGCCCTATGGTCTTCCCAAGGGTATGGACGATCCGGCCAAGGAACTCGATTTCCAGGGCGTCTACCGTCTGTCGGCCAAGGGAGAGCTAACTCTTTTGACCAAGGAATTGACCCGCCCCAACGGCATTTGCCTTTCCCCGGATGAAAAGACTCTTTATGTGGCGAACTCCGATCCGGAAGTCGCCGTTTGGATGGCGTTCCCGGTGAAAGAAGACGGAACGCTGGGCAAAGGAAAAGTCTTTTTCGATTCCACAAAATGGGTCAAGAATAGCAACCCCGGCTTACCCGATGGCATGAAGATCGACAAATCGGGCAATCTCTGGGCGACCGGCCCCGGCGGCCTGTGGGTGTTTAATTCGAAGGGCGAGCATCTAGGAACTTTGGCGACGGGCGTTCCGACCGCGAATTGCAACTGGGGCGACGACGGCAGCACCCTGTATATCACGGCCAATGACAACCTGGTCCGAGTGAAGACGAAGACCAAGGGTTGGTAG
- the cysS gene encoding cysteine--tRNA ligase, with protein sequence MSAALPPLQVYSTLTRKKEIFPKIPGEAVTMYVCGPTVYKPSHIGHMVGPIIFDTVKRYLNYLGYDVKWVVNITDVDDKLIARAAESKTTVAELAQKMTADYFDCLKKLNVTGIDHFPKATEYIPAMIDTISKLIEKGVAYDAGGDVYFNVSQFKDYGKLCGFDPDALEAGSRIEVSGKKKNPGDFALWKAAKPGEPAWKSPWGEGRPGWHIECTCMAMDQLGETIDIHGGGLDLRFPHHENELAQSEAYSGKPFAKIWMHNGLLKLGSGKMAGSIGNVLNVADALKHVGGEVLRFFMLNTHYRSPIDLGEWDPRDKDASPIPSGLEAVKKSYENFSRFAERYQRITGKSFYALEAPTKAREKTFLNAQFGELYSRFRELMNDDFNTGGACGVLFELITALNKLADSAKLEDPKADETQKPAFLEGALLLKELSQILGLFFEEPKAATLGGDDKLVAGLMQLLIELRGNLRTEAKKLEKGNPAVKVMFDQTDLIRKKLAELGVVMEDRAGGTTWKVG encoded by the coding sequence ATGTCTGCCGCTTTGCCGCCGCTTCAGGTGTACAGCACGCTGACCCGCAAAAAAGAGATCTTCCCCAAGATTCCCGGCGAAGCAGTCACCATGTACGTCTGCGGACCCACCGTTTACAAGCCGAGCCACATCGGCCATATGGTCGGGCCGATCATCTTCGATACCGTCAAACGCTATCTCAATTATCTGGGCTACGACGTGAAGTGGGTCGTCAACATCACCGATGTCGACGATAAGCTGATTGCCCGGGCCGCCGAGAGCAAGACCACGGTCGCCGAGCTGGCCCAGAAGATGACGGCCGATTATTTCGATTGCCTTAAGAAGCTGAATGTTACGGGCATTGATCATTTCCCTAAGGCCACCGAATATATCCCGGCCATGATCGACACGATCAGCAAATTGATCGAAAAAGGGGTCGCTTACGATGCCGGGGGCGATGTCTATTTCAACGTATCCCAGTTCAAGGATTACGGGAAACTGTGCGGCTTCGATCCCGATGCTTTGGAAGCGGGCAGCCGGATCGAAGTGAGCGGTAAGAAGAAGAATCCGGGCGATTTTGCCCTCTGGAAAGCGGCCAAACCGGGCGAACCCGCCTGGAAATCCCCCTGGGGTGAAGGCCGGCCCGGCTGGCACATCGAATGCACCTGCATGGCCATGGATCAACTGGGTGAAACCATCGATATCCACGGTGGCGGGCTGGATCTCCGCTTCCCGCACCACGAAAACGAACTGGCCCAGAGCGAAGCCTACTCCGGCAAACCGTTTGCCAAGATCTGGATGCACAACGGCCTCTTGAAGCTCGGCTCGGGCAAGATGGCCGGTTCCATCGGCAACGTGCTGAATGTGGCCGATGCATTGAAACATGTGGGTGGTGAGGTGTTGCGGTTCTTCATGCTCAACACGCACTATCGCAGCCCGATCGACCTGGGGGAATGGGACCCTCGCGATAAAGATGCTTCCCCGATTCCATCGGGACTGGAGGCCGTCAAAAAATCGTATGAGAACTTCTCGCGTTTCGCCGAGCGGTATCAGCGGATCACCGGCAAGAGTTTTTATGCTCTGGAAGCGCCCACGAAGGCTCGCGAAAAGACCTTCCTCAACGCTCAATTCGGTGAACTTTATAGCCGGTTCCGCGAGTTGATGAACGACGACTTCAACACCGGCGGTGCCTGCGGGGTACTCTTCGAATTGATCACGGCGTTGAATAAACTGGCCGATTCCGCGAAACTGGAAGATCCCAAAGCGGATGAAACTCAAAAGCCCGCATTCCTCGAAGGGGCGCTGCTTCTCAAAGAGTTATCGCAGATTTTGGGACTATTCTTTGAAGAGCCCAAGGCGGCGACGCTGGGGGGCGACGACAAACTGGTCGCCGGATTGATGCAACTGTTGATCGAACTCCGGGGTAATCTGCGCACTGAAGCCAAGAAGCTGGAAAAGGGCAACCCGGCCGTGAAGGTGATGTTCGATCAGACCGACCTGATTCGCAAGAAACTGGCGGAACTAGGCGTGGTGATGGAGGATCGCGCCGGCGGGACGACATGGAAGGTGGGCTAG